The segment ATTCTGATAAAGATTGTTCAGCTGTCTAGATAATACCTCAGCTCCCAAAATAAATAGGGCTGGGGATAAGGGATCTCCTTGTTTAAGACCTCTAGAAGAATGGAAAAAACCATGTCTTTTTCCATTGATAACAATGGAATACCAATTATTACTCATAATTCTCCAAGTTCTGTCTATAAACAGTTCACCAAAGCCTAATTTTCTCAAAACTAAACAAGTGTAAGCCCAAGAAACTCTATCATAAGCTTTAACCATATCAAGTTTAATAACCACATTATCTCCTTCATGAGGCAAGTTAATTCTATGGATAATTTCTTGTGCCAGCATTATATTTTCAGAAATACTCCTTCCTTTTACAAAGCCTGACTGGTTTTTAGAAATAATACTAGGTAAAATAGGTGCCAGTCTAGTACTCATAATCTTAGAAATGATCTTGTTAGTAAAATTGCTTAGACTAATAGGTCTAAAATCTTTTAGCTTATTAGGATATTCAACTTTAGGGATCAATACCAAACAAGCATGAGTCATATACTTAGGCATATCAAAACCATTGAAAAAGTGTTGAACAGCAGCCAAAAGATCATCctttattatatcaaaacatACTTGAAAAAATTTCCCCCCTATACCATCTGGTCCTGGTGCAGAGTTGGGATTCATATTCATTATCACATTCTTCAATTCATCTATATTAGGCATCTGCTCCAgcttaatattttgttcctcAGTAATGATTTTACTAATACACTAAAGACTATCCTCATTAATAACCTCATTTTTGCCAGTGAAAATTTGTTTATAGTAATCACAAGCAGTTTTAACAATATTCTCTTCCCCTTGTATCCATTCACCATTCTCAGACTCAAGCTTAGTAATAcacattctttttcttctacCTCTCATAAtagtatgaaaatattttgagttggtaTCACCTTCCTTTAACCAATGAATCTGTGTTTTTTGTTGCATAATGTCATATTCTAATTTCATGTATCTAATGTACTGAGCATTTAAGGCCTGCAGTTTCTCTCTATTTTCCTGATTATTTTCCTGAATAATATTCTCCTCAGCAAGTTTAACCATCTCTTCAAACTGTTTGACTTTGATGAAAACATCCCCAAATTCTTTTTTGGACCAATTCCTCAAAATAACAGTAAGTCTCTTCATTTTAGTATGTAATATCCACATGGGACTACCTACCACCTTTTTATTCCAACAATTTTCCACAGTTGAGTAAAAAGTCTCATGCTCAGTCCAACAGTTaaggaatttaaaatattttatagcatTTTCCTTATCACTCTTCATCTCCATTAATAATGGACAATGATCAGAACCCACAGAAGGTAAATGAGTTATAGAAGTGTTAGGCATAATCCTTAACCAATTATCATTGACCAATCCCCTATCCAATCTTTTCCAGATTCTAGCATCACCCTTCCTATGATTACACCATGTGAAAGGCTGACCACTATATCCCAAATCAATTAAACCACAAGATTCTATTATGTTGATGAAATCAAAActtttattgatattataatCTCTTCCACCCAATTTTTCATCAGTGGAGGATATCACATTAAAGTCTCCAATAATGCACCAAGGTTTATCCACATCAGACCATTGGATTAACCTATCCCAAAGAGGTTTCCTCAGATGTTCCTTACACTTTGCATAAACACAGGTAAGCAGAAACTGATCACTACAATCTTCATGATGAACTTCACAATTGATAAGTTGTTCATCCATGTCAATTACTTTACAATTCATATCATTGGACCAAAAAAGCCatattttgttattagaattactataacaaaaatCCATCAACAATTTCAATCTATAAGCTTCCAACTGAGAACTATTAGCAAAAGGCTCAAGAATAGCAATCATAGTGAGCTTGTGAATTTTCTTTAAGTTGATTAATCTTTCAAGAGCACCAAATGTATTAATGCTCCTAGCATTCCAACATATGAGACTAATCATTAAACACCTCTACTTCTAGCTCTAGTATTAGGTTTACTAAAACTAGCAGTCTTGTTTTGTCTAGAAACTTTCCTACCCCTAGGAGACAAGCCCTGTTTGCCAGTCACCTCTCTAACTTCCTCAAAATTAGTATTAGGAAGCATGGGGCCATGTTGAGCTTGTTTTGAGGTTATTTCTTCCCCAGTATTAGTGACTTCATCTAAAGATTGAGTATCTAAATCATCCTCATCCTCAGAATTCAGAACACCATACTCATCAATATGATCCTCACTAGTCTTTTGGCCAGTGTCAATtaatttagtatttttgttagttttagaTTTATCAATCTTATCTTTATCAGGGGGTTCTCTATCATCCCTTATCAGAAACCCCTGATCATCTActttttcctttcctttatTAAGTCTATCAATGTGCAATCTTTTAGAACCCTGACAATCACCAGCCTCACCTCCAACAGCTACACCAGCATGAGTAGTAATAGTAAGGGGAATGAGGGTAGATCTATTAAAATCAATACCTGTAATATTAGTAGAGTCATGTTGATTCCCACTATGAGTTAATATATTGCCTTGATCAGCCCTTCTTTGTTGAACAATGTTAtcctttttatgattatttcttCCTGCTCTATCATTATGCATTGTATTTTCCTGATGAGCCCTGTTTATACTTGTCTTCTGCTGTATCCTTTGATCTTGAGTGTCAATCATTTGTTCCTCCCCTTCATCCTCAGATGGACTATTACCCTGCAACTCTAAATCAATGtaagtattttttgttataacAGGAAACTGACCTTGTtgattgtgttgttgttgtttttgtctATCCATATTTCTATTAGAGTTTCTATCAGCATCCCTTCTTCCATGTTGATTGTTATTCCTTCTTTTTTGAGTTTGCCATTCCTCTTGATTGAATTGCTGTTGGTTATCAACATGTTGGTATTGTTGATCATGCTCAACCTCAATTCTACCTATATCATTATCCTTAACACTCTGCAACTCTGTATTGACATTGTGAGCAGAATCTTTCCTATTCCTATTTTTTTCCTGTTcttgtctttttttattttcctcctCTCTTTGTTTAACAATACAATTAGACTCCTTATGGCCTTGATGTTTGCAGTAAAAACAATAGTCAGGAATACTATCATATTCAATCTTTTGCCACCTCCCATCAGTAATGTCTTCTCCCTTGTAACTCATCCATATGTGAGGTGGTCTTTCTTTAGTTAGATCCACCTGAACTTTAACTCTTGCTTGGCTACCTCTTGTTTTATTAATAGATGCTGAATCAAGATAAAGGACTCTACCAATAGGGGATAACAGGCAGGTGATGAATTCCTTGTTATAACAGTGCCATGGTAACTCAGGTAATGAAATCCAAATTGGTACAAGAGGTGTCTCTTCTTCAGGTTTAAAAGAAGGAGTCCAGGCCTGTATTCTCATTATTTGACCAGCTATAGACATTCTTTGTTTAGTCCAAACCATATTGTAGTCTAGTTCATTATCTAGATCAATGTACACATGTCTTGAATTAAAATGTGCTATCTTCACACCTCCAGAAAGTTGAGTTTGGAGTATGAAGTTCTTTCTAATTAACTCTACTCTAGGCATGGTGTATATGAATTTACCAATAAGAGTATACTTACAAGTCGATGCTAAATCTTTGACAACCTCATCCTTAACATACAGAACAGCTGGTAATCCTTGTTTAGTAGTTATTTCAGGTTCACTTAATTTGATACTAACCCCTTTCTTAGATTGATTATATCTCAGCCTGTCAGCATAGGTTTGAATGATAGTATAGGGGGCAGGTTCAGGTGTTTGATTCTTCTTAGGAAAACTATTAGAATTGCCTATAGGATAATCAGTTTTCTCAGGTAAATTTTTATTGACATTACGATCGTAATTACtagtaattttaggaaaattagCCTGATATTCCTGATTTCTACCTGTTTCTTTACCAGTTCTATCATTTTCCTTCAATCTATTATCAGAATTGTGAATAGCATGCATTGAAGACTGATTACCTTGAATTTGTTAAGGAATAGGAGTTAAACCACGCGAATACCCACCTGCTTCCTTGTTTTTGGAGAATTGAATTTCATCTACCTGAGTTCTTGGTGTGTTCATTGTAACTCTTTGCGAAGGATGAACTTCATCTTGTAAACTAGGGTTTCTTGTATTTGGAATCGTAGTTTGTTGATAGCTTACTGGTTCCTTGTTCAATTGGCTATTACTATTGTGTCGATTACCCAAATGTTGCCCCTCCATATTTCCTTGTTCTTGAATGTTCATCTGCGATTTCCCCATGTAACCTTGGTGTCGCGATTCTACCAGTTCTCCTTCACGCTGCGACTCAATATTTCGATCATCTTTATCTCTCCCAAGTTGTTGAGTATGTGAATCTGTAGTATGAGATAGTTCTTCAGTACCAGATCTTTGTCGATTGCTACCCGATGAACCTGGGTGAGAACTCGATTTCGCCGCCATCGCTTGCGATCTCATCACCTCCATCGCCTGCGATTCTACTCTTCCCGAACTCGTTTGTTTTTCCCTCATTACATTCGTATTACGACTCGTTTCTAACTGGCGACGCAATTCATCCATCTCCGCCTCTACAGTCGCGACTTGGATCGCCTCTTCCCTCAAGTTCGCAGAGGAGGACGATGATCCTTCCGTCCCTTCAATATTTGTGGCCTGAACATTCAATTTTTCACCTCCAACCGCAGAATCTGGAGGTATAAAACGTTCATCACCAGGATTTCCATCCATTACAACACTAATGCCAATCAATTTCTTCGATCAGCAACTATTCACGCGTAAGTTCTTGCAAAaaattctagagagagaaaatttttagagagagaaaatttttagagagagaaaaaatctgaaaaatgaaaaagcgatagggtttagggtttagggtttagggtttagggttttttttttttttttagttaacgACCCTTGAGGTGGGTCAGGGGCTTagcaacacccccaggccttaccattgaacaaattcaaaattacaAGAAGGGGGACATGTACCTTACCTTCTATGATATGATAGGTATAAGTTGATTTATCTACTAAGATGAATCACTTAACCTTTACAATTAGATGCACCCTATATAAAACATAATACTAAAATGCTTAAAtgagggagactctccctttacatgaataaaagaaaagtctaataaatttgaattacatcaaaaattattaatgtaaaGTATTAATTGATACAACAAAGATTTAATGACTTTTGTAGAATCTAAGGAGGATGTTTAATTCTTTTTGTCTTCCTTCTTCTGAAATTGTATGTTCCCATCTTGTCTAATATATAGCTTCCTCGAATTGGTCCATTGAGTTGTTGAGTTGTATAAAAATGTTGTATAATATCCATTTGATGACTCTTTTTTGATAATAAGTCTGCAGTGGCATTAGCTTCTCTATATACATGAATACATTCAAAGTGATCCAATTTTTTGCTAATGTCTTGAATTTGCTGTATTGAATGTTGACATCTCCATGGAATGGCTACTGTATTGCTTATCCATTTGCATAGTATTTCAGAATCtacttccaatacaattcttcTATATCCATGCTCTGCACACCAATTTAATCCATATCTTGCAGCCTCTATCTCTGCAATATTGTTAGTACCTAAACCCAAAGGTATTGAAAATGCATGATGAATGTTACCTTTGTGATCCCTTAATATACCTCCTCCTCCAATCTGTCCAGTACTTGAAATTGCACTCCCATCTGTATTAAGTTTATAATGGCCATTGTGTGGTTTTTTCCAGTTAACCATGATCACCTTTAGCTGCTGTTGACATTGTTCAACTAGGCTGATCAAGCTGTACCAGCTATGTTGCCATGGTATACTTGGAAAGGCTATTTTAATGGTATACataatatctttaaaaattccATATTGAACTCTATGGATGCTTGATTTCTTGTCACCATATTTCACAGCACACCTGTTTTTCCACAATTGCCAACAAATAAGATTAGGTAAAACAGAAGTAAGGAATTTATGTACCTGATTTAGAGAAGGCAGTGTCCTCCAATAAATTAACAGACTTCTCAAATCTGTAGTAGTTTGTATGGCTCCAATAGTAGATGAATAGTATCTCCATATATGTTTAGCAAAGTTGCCAGTGATTAAAATATGGTtgatgtcatcattgccctttctATAACAGCAGTAACACTCAGTTGCAGTTCTTCCAAACTTCTGTAAAATCTCATTTGTTGGAAGCTTGCCTCTCAAAGCTCTCCAAATAAAGAAACTTATCTTGAAAGGGATATTTTTATGCCAAACATTGTTATTAATGATATCTATAGGCTTCTTCTTTCTAATAAGTTCCCAAGCTGAAGCAATAGAAAATCTGCCATTGTCTGCAGGTGTCCAAATAGCTTGATCATCTATATCaatatcatatttaaattgAGCTTGCAGAATCTGAGGTACCAAAATTGGAGGAACTTTTTGCCTAACATATCTCTCATTCCATATACCATTGTCAAGGAATTTAGAAACTGGGATGTTATTAAGACTAGATATATTAATACAAAGATTAGCTAGAGCATCATTTCCTAAccaattatcccaccaaaagCTGCAAGAACCAGAAGTAATATTCCATTTAATATGAGTTTCCACAGCCTGTCTATTCCTAGTGAAATATCTCCAAACCAAAGAGTCTCCAGTGTCATATTTCTTAGCCACAGGGTTGGATCTTTTGCAGTACTTAGCTCTAAGGAAATTGCTCCACAAAGAAGTTTTAGTCCTAAACTCCCACCATTGTTTATATTGAAAAGATACACATACATCATCAAGATTTCTTACTCCAATACCACCTTCTTTAGTAGGATAAGCTAATGTTTCCCAAGATGCCCAATGGTATTTTTTGCCATCTCTATCAATACCCCAAAAGAAACCAGCAATAACCTTTTGAATCTGTTTGAGAATAGTTCTAGGAGGAGATACAGCAGCTAAAATGTGTATTGGAATAGATTGCAATACATGTTTTACTAAAGTAACTTTGCCTccaaagtttaatatttttgctTGCCATCCAGCAATCCTTTTGATAATCTTCTCCACCATACCAGAGAAATATATAATCCTTTGTCCTCCAATGTATAAAGGACAACCTAGATAATTAATAGGACTGTATTGAATACCAAAACCAGTTTCATATCTTATAGTCTCAATAATATTCTGATTAGTGTTAGTAGTAACCATAAAGAaactcttatctttatttaCCCTTTGATCAGAAACCAATTCATATTctctaatatttttcataataatcTGTAGAGACAGCCTATCAGTAGATGTAAAAATGATAATATCATCAGCAAAAGATAGATGGTTAATTTTAGGGCCTTTCCTATCCATTTGAAAACCAATGTATTCatgattattatatatagaattaaGCTTTCTAGAGAAAACCTCAGCACCCAATATAAATAGTGCTGGGGATAAAGGATCACCTTGCTTTAAACCTCTAGTAGAATGAAAGAACCCATGTCTTTTACCATTAATAACTATAGAGTACCAGTTGTTACTCATAATTCTCCAGATTCTGTCAATAAACACTTCTCCAAAACCCATTTTTCTTAACACTAAACAAGTATAGGTCCAAGAAACCCTGTCATAAGCCTTAACCATATCAAGCTTAATAACCACATTCTTCCCTTCTTTAGGTAACTTTATTCCATGAATCACTTCCTGAGCCAACATAACATTTTCAGAAATACTCCTTCCCTTTACAAATCCTGATTGATTTTCTGAAACAATGAGAGGTAATATAGGAGCCAATCTAGTACTAATAATCTTAGAAATAATCTTATTAGTAAAATTACTAAGACTAATAGGCctaaaatcttttaatttagAAGGGTGTTCAACTTTAGGGAGAAGGATTAAACAAGCATGAGTCATATATTTAGGCATTTCATACCCATTAAAGAAAGCTTGAACAGCAGCTAAGAGGTCATCTTTAATTATATCAAAGCAACATTGGTAAAATTTACCCCCTATACCATCAGGTCCAGGTGCAGAATGAGGATTCATATTCATCACCACCTTCCTCAATTCTTCCTCAGTAGGCATTCTCTCCAAAATAGAATTATGTTCCTTAGTAATCAACTTAGGAATACAATTAAGACTGTCCTCATTAATTCTATCAGAACTTCCATTGAAAAGATCTTTATAATAATCACAGGTTGCTCTAGCAATGTGATCCTCTCCTTGGATCCATCCACCCTTCTCATCCATAATTTTGTGAATAAACATTCTCTTCCTTTTTCCTCTAATAACAGCATGAAAATATTTGGAATTAGCATCACCTTCCTTTAACCAATGTAACTGAGTCTTTTGTTGAAGAATGGCATGctccaatttcaaatatttaatataatgagCATTaatagcatacaacttctctctATTTTCCTTACTATTATCCATGATATAATTACCTTCAGCCTCTTTAACCCCTTCTTCATATTGCTTAACTTTCTCAAAAATATCACTATATTCTTTTTTTGACCAGTCTCTTAAGGTGTTAGTTAATCTTTTCATCTTAGTGTGTAAAATCCACATAGGATTGCCAATAACAGTCTTATTCCAACACCTTTCAACAGTCTGTAAAAAAGTGTCATTCTCAGTCCAACAATTGAGAAATTTGAAATACTTAATCACAGTCTCCTTGTTGTCAATTACTTCCATTAATAAAGGGCAATGATCAGACCCCACAGAAGGCAAATGAGTAATGATAGTAGATGGCATTTTATCCAGTCATTTATCATTAACTAGGCCTCTATCTAACCTCTTCCAAATCCTAGAACCATCTTTCCTATGGTTACACCATGTATATGGTTGACCACTATACCCCATATCCAACAGACCACAAGAATCAATAACATTAATAAACTCAAGGCTTTTGTTAATATTATACTCTCTGCCTCCAAGTTTTTCCTGAGTTGAAGAAATCACATTAAAATCCCCTAAAATACACCAAGGATGTAAAGTGGTGGACCATCTTAACATACTATCCCAAAGAGGCTTCCTCAAATAGTCTTTACACTTTGCATAGACATAAGTCATAAGAAATttatcactatatccttcataAGTAATTTCACAAGTAACCTGTTGTTGATCACTCTCTAAAATGTTACAAGTTACTTCAGTAGACCAAAATAACCAAATTTTATTGTTTGGATTACAATGTCCCTGATTCATTAAAAGCTGCAGTCTATAAAAATCCAGTTGAGAAGGATTAGTAAAAGGCTCTAAGATTGCAATCATAGccaaattatgaatttttctaaGATTAATAAGTCTTGGAAGAACACCAAATGTGTTAATGCTTCTAGCATTCCAACAGAGAACTTTAATCATCAAAAACCTCTACTTCTAGCTCTTGTATTAGGTTTACTAATGCTGGTAttcttatttgattttaatacCTTCCTACCTCTAGGAGACAGACCTTGTTTACCAGTGACATCCCTAACTTCATCCATATTAGAGTTATCTAGTAAAAGGTCTTTTTGAACTTGATGATCAGTACCTATCTCCTCCCCAGGTTCAATACCTTCCACTAAGGATTGAGTATCACCATCATACTCATCCTCAGAATCTGGTTCCTTATATTCATCAAGGATATCTCCTTGAGAATTATTAGGATCATTGACAGGATTAGAAATATTACAAGTACCAGTCTTATTACTAGGCTGTAAGGGATTATAAGTATTAGTTTT is part of the Solanum lycopersicum chromosome 1, SLM_r2.1 genome and harbors:
- the LOC138347323 gene encoding uncharacterized protein, coding for MIAILEPFANSSQLEAYRLKLLMDFCYSNSNNKIWLFWSNDMNCKVIDMDEQLINCEVHHEDCSDQFLLTCVYAKCKEHLRKPLWDRLIQWSDVDKPWCIIGDFNVISSTDEKLGGRDYNINKSFDFINIIESCGLIDLGYSGQPFTWCNHRKGDARIWKRLDRGLVNDNWLRIMPNTSITHLPSVGSDHCPLLMEMKSDKENAIKYFKFLNCWTEHETFYSTVENCWNKKVVGSPMWILHTKMKRLTVILRNWSKKEFGDVFIKVKQFEEMVKLAEENIIQENNQENREKLQALNAQYIRYMKLEYDIMQQKTQIHWLKEGDTNSKYFHTIMRGRRKRMCITKLESENGEWIQGEENIVKTACDYYKQIFTGKNEVINEDSL